The genomic segment CGGGCTCTACGGGACGCAAGCTCAGGAGCAGGGGATTGGCATCGCGCCGAATCGCGCGCTGGTCAACTTCATCGACAACCACGACGTTGCGCGCTTCAAGTACAGTCGGGATGACGATACGGCGCTGGAGAATGCCCTGCTGTTCCTGTTCACCGAGGACGGCATCCCGTGCGTGTATTACGGAACCGAGCAAGGTTTCCGCGGTGGAAACGATCCTGCAAACCGCGAAGATCTGTGGAGCAGCGGTTACGATAAGAACTACCGCACCTACCGTTGGATCAGCCGTCTGTCGAAGCTGCGCCGTAACTATCCGGCACTTACGCGAGGCGAGCTGAACTTCACTTGGGTGACGGATCGCGTGGCAGACGAGCCAGACGCTGGAATCCTAGCGTTTGAGCGCCGAGGCGGCGACGCCGGTGAGAGCTATGCGCTCGTCGTGATCAATAGCAACGCCGCGCACACGAGCCGTACGGAGTTCGAAGGGACTGCGATGTCGGTCAACGCGCCAGCGGGCTCCGTGCTGGTCGACGTTCTGGATCCGAGCGGCCCCAGCTACACCGTAGCCGCCGACGGCACCCTAGCGCTGGACGTGCCGGCGACGAGTGGCAAGATTCTAGTCCCGCAGGCTCAGGTCAAAGCGGGTCTCTAGCGTCGGCATACATGCTAGGCGTTGAGTGTTGACCCCAAGCATGTCTTCACCTCTCTACGACCCCGCTCCTCGTCGTCCGCTCGCGCGGGACGAGAAGTGGATCGCGGCGCTGTTTTTCGTCGTGTTCTTTGGATCGCTAGCCGGTGAGCTACTGCGTGACTTCACCCCCATGAAGCTGGGGTTGGTTTTCGTGGTCGCGGCTTGGGTACCACTCTTGGTGCTTCACGAGCTGGGCCACGCGTTGATGGCGCGATTGCTTGGCTGGCAGGTGTATGAGGTCGTGATCGGCCAGGGGCGTGATGTCGCGCGCTTCGTCCTCGGGGATGCGGTCATACGGTGGAAGCTTGTGCCGCTGACCGGGCACGTGCGCACCGTCCCTAGCGACCTGCGCTACGCTCGCTTCAAGCAAGCGATGGTCTTCGCAGCAGGACCAGGGATCGAGCTGCTCTTGGTGCTCATCGCCTACCTCGTTGCTGGCGATCGCTTGCTCCAGCGCACGAGTTCGGTGCCTTGGGTCCTCCTGCAGAGCGTGTGCCTCACTGCGGCGATCGGCGGTGTGCTCAACTTGGTTCCCTTTGCCGTGAAGGGCGGTGTCTCCGACGGCATGGGACTCTTGCTGAGCTTTGTTACTCCGCGGAAACAACTGGAGTGGCAGCTGGCTGCGCCTTGGGCGATTCGTGCCGAGCGCCTACTTGACGACGAGCGGAGCGAGAAGGCCTTGGAGGTCACGGACCAAGGGCTCGAGCGCCTGCCTCTGCACCCGCGCCTCCGGCTCAGTCGGGTGCTGTGTCGGGCCGCGCTCGGGGACGACCAAGCCGCGGTTGAACAGCTCGATGAGTTTGGCGAGCTCGAAGCGTATGACACAGACCTCAAGGCGTTGATTTTCACGACTGGCGCCGAGGTTGCGCTCCTTGCAGGAACCCGCGAGCGCTTGTTCGATGCGCGTCGCTTGGCAGATCTAGCCTTGGGGCTACGCGCCAACGCCGCGGACGCGCTGCGCATCAAAGGGGCGGCGTTGATCGAGCTCGAGCATGTGGAGTCCGGGATCGAGCAGCTCGAACTCGCCAGCCGGGTTGTGAGCGACGAGGCGGAGCTCGAGCGGGTGTTTGCGTGGCTGGCGGTCGGCTACTCCCGACTTGGTATCGCGCAGCGTGCGCGCGTGTACTTACATGAGCTGGCGATGCGGCGCCCAGCGGCTCGGATCCGCCGTCTGTTGGCGGACGTCGATCCGCGGTTCGCTTCGAGTGCAGAACCCGGAACTCACAGCCGCACACCGAGCAGTGAGGATCTCGACGCATAAATGCTTGTCGCGCTCGCGCGGCGCGTGCATTTGACGGGCGGCAAATGGCGGGGAATAGCTTCGGACAGGCGTTTCGCATCACCACGGCAGGGGAATCTCACGGCCCCGGCAATGTGGTGATCATCGACGGTTGTCCGCCGGGGCTGCCGCTCTCGGTGGATGATCTGCTTCCTGATCTCGCTCGCCGACGCCCAGGGCAGAGCAAGCTGGTGACGCAACGTCAGGAGGCGGACGAACCTGAGATCCTCTCCGGCGTGTTTGAAGGTCGCACCACGGGCACCAGCATCGCGATCCTGATCCGCAATCAAGACCAGCGCTCGAAGGACTACTCGGACATCAAAGCCAAGTACCGCCCTGGGCACGCGGATCATGGCTACGACGCGAAATACGGGTTTCGTGACTACCGTGGCGGGGGACGCTCGAGCGCCCGAGAGACCACGGTTCGAGTCGCTGCTGGTGCCGTAGCGAAGAAGCTGATCTGGGAGGCGTTTGGTGGTCGCGTGCTGAGCTACGTGACCCAGGTGGGTGACATCAAAGCGGTGATTGAGCACCCTGAAGCGCTCGAGCTCGCTCAGGTCGAAACGTTTGCTGACGGCTCACCGAACCCGGTGCGCTGCCCAGATGAAAATGCCGCGCAGAAAATGATCGAGTTGATCGATCAGGTCCGCATGGCCCAGGACTCCATCGGGGGCGTCGCGGAGGTCGTGGCAACGGGAGTCCCCGCCGGACTCGGCGAGCCGGTCTTTGACAAGCTGAAGGCCGACTTGGGACACGCCCTCTTCAGCTTGCCGGCGGTGTTGGGCGTCGAATACGGAAACGGATTTGGCTGCGCGACGCTGCGCGGCAGCGAGAACAACGACGTGTTCACTAGCGAACGACGCCCCGACGGCAGCTCTCGTATCGTGACTCGGACGAATCGCCACGGCGGGATGCTCGGGGGGATCTCCAGCGGAATGCCGATCGTGCTGCGCGCGGCGATCAAGCCGACAAGCAGCCTCTCTCAGCCTCAGGACACGGTGACCCAGAACGGTGAAGTGACGCAGATCGCCACTCGGGGTCGTCACGACCCGTGTCTCTTGCCTCGCTTCATTCCAATGGCAGAGGCGATGGTGGCCATCGTCTTGGCTGACCACTGGCTGCGCTGGAGAGGGCAGCGCTCGATGGCGCACGGGGAGGAGTAGGCGGGGTGGTACGTGTTGCGATCGAAGGGCTGAAGAAGGGCTTCGGTCAGACTCAGGTGCTCAAGGGGGTCGACATCGACTTGCCTGACGGCGGCTTCGCCGTGTTGGTGGGACCCAGTGGCTGCGGCAAGTCGACCCTGCTGCGGCTGATCGCGGGGCTGGAGCTATCCGACGAAGGGAGCATCCGCTTCGGAGAGCGAGACGTCACGCGGCTCCCGCCGCGCGAGCGCGACGTGGCCATGGTGTTTCAGTCCTACGCGCTGTATCCGCATTTAACCGTGCGGAAAAATTTGTCATTCGGCCTCGAACTCAAAGGGACACCCGCCAGTGAGATCGAATCACGCGTCAAGGAGGTCAGCGCGATGCTCGGCCTCGAGCAGCTCTTGGATCGCATGCCCAAGGCGCTCTCTGGCGGGCAGCGCCAGCGTGTCGCCATGGGACGCGCCATCGTGCGCCGCCCCGCGCTGTTTCTCTTCGACGAACCTCTCAGCAACCTAGATGCCGCCTTGCGCGCCCAGGTGCGCGTCGATATCCGCAAGCAGCACGACGCACTCGGGGCAACCAGCGTCTACGTGACCCACGACCAAGTCGAAGCGATGACCCTCGCGGATCGGCTCTTCGTGTTGAATCAAGGCTTGGTCGAGCAGAGCGGCGCACCACTCGAGATCTACGCGCGGCCAGCGACGCGTTTTGTGGCGGCGTTCCTTGGTAGCCCCGCCATGAACTTCATCGACGTGCTGGCGAAGCAGGGGGCAGACGGCTGGACCGTCGAGGCGCCTGGGCTGAGTTTGCGCGCGCCCATGCAGGGGCTGTCTGGGATCGCTGATTCTCAGCCGCTCACTCTGGGAGTGCGGCCCCATGCCCTCGAACAGCGCGCGGATGGCGGGGTCAAGCTTCGGGTCGAGGTAATCGAAGCGCTGGGCAGCGAGACGTTTGCACACGGAAAAGTCGGCGAGGCGACCGTCGTCGCGCGGCTGGATTCCGGCGCAAAGGTGAGCGCCGGTCAGGAGCTGACGCTCGGCGCCGCCCCCGAAGAACTACACCTCTTCGACCCTGAAAGCGGCGCTGCGCTGCGCTGAAGCAGACATCGTAGCGCAGCTCCTGCAGCTCAGTTGACGGGGAAGCTCGCCGTTGGCGGGCGCTCGCCGGCGGGAGGGGGCGCAGGTGCCGGAGGAGGCGCGGGCGCGGGCGGTGGGGGCGCGGCCACTGGCTTCACCGCCACGGGCTTCGGAGCCGGTTTCGGCTTGGCTGCTGGCTTTGGCGCGCTCACGGGGACCGGCTTCGTGGGTTCAGCAGCTTTCACGGGCTCCGGCTTGGGGGCTTCCGCGGTCGGCTCCGCTTCGGCGACTGCCGCCGGCTCCTCCCCAGGCTCTTCAGCTGTAACTTCTTCCGCTGCGGGCTCTTCCGCGGCAGGCTCTGCTGCTTCGGCTGTTTCCGTGGGGAGCTTGTTCTCTTCAGCCTTGGCCGGCTCAGGCAGGGGTGCTGCCGGGCGCTCCGCTACGGCCTTTTCCGTGGCGACTGCGCTCTCGGTGTGCGGCGCGGTCGCTGCGACCTTTTCGTCGCTGCTGCGGTTCAACAGGCCGATGCCCGCCAAGATCGCGAACAGCCCAACGACGCCGGCCACATAGGGGATGAAACGGCGGTGGTGCTGTTGTTGTTCGGGGGTGAGGGGCAGCACCTGGGGGAAGTCCTCCTCAGGTGTGGAGTGCAGCGTAGCGCGGTGGTGATCCGTCTCGCTGATGCGCTCGCCCGCGTCGAAGAACGCGGCTTCTTCCTCGTGGTCGTGGACCGAGTCGTCGCGACCGTCGGCTTGCTTGGACTTGGCGTTGTGGCCCTTGGCCTTGCCCGCCTTGGACTTCGCCTTGGTGGTTGCTTTGGGTGCTTCCTCACCCCCAACCGGCGAAGTGGCTGCGACTGCCTTTTCAGTTGCGCCCTTCTGCGCCAGCTGCGCGTCGCTAGCGGTTGCCTTGGCTTCAACCTCGTCGGCTACCGGCTCACGCTCGGCCGCTTCGGCCGACTTCGCGGCGACCGCGCTGACCTCCTCAGTCTTGGAGGTCTCTTTGCTCTGCGAGAGCTCGACCTGCGGTTCCGGCTGTGCTTCCGGGCTCGCTTGCTTTTCCGCAGGGGAACGCGAGGAACTCGGCGCCTGACTGGTGCGCGCTGACGGCGCCTCCGAGCGGCGGCCCCGCTGGTTCTTGCGGCGCTTCTTGTTGCGTTTGGCGTTACGGCGGGACTGACCGTCAGCTGCGCTGGTCACGGGCTCTTCGAAGCTCCTGTCTGGCGTGCGTTGGGGATCGCTGAGAAGCGCTGGGGACGCTGCATTCTCAGACTCTGAGAGGGGCCTCGAGTGTGGCGCCAGTTCCAGGCTCGGTAAACCAAACACGTGTTCAGCAGCGTCGTTCAGGGTCAGGTCCTCTTGTGCCATTGCGAGGTTCAATTAAAGCAACCTCCAAGCCAGCCACCCCAAACGCGAACAGCACGCAATTCGTGGGCTTCTAAGGCTACACGGGGCGGGGTGTGTGATTTCTGACGCCTCTGCCTGTGCCAGCGTGTGCCGATTAACGGCGTGTGTTCCTGGCTCACTACCTCTTTCCACGACGAGAGAAGCGAGCGGTCGATGTTCGGGCCTCGCCTGGAACCGCGTGTCCGCTCTTTTCGGGAACGCTTCCGACTCGTAACATCCCGGCGACTGGGCCAACGGCGCTCGACGAGCGAGGCCCATGAGGTGCTGCGGCTCGGGGGTCGCGGTGTTCGCGCTCGCTCTCGATCGGGATCTCGCCCAATGCTTCGCTGGCTCCTTCCACTCGTATTTTTGCTCACTTGGGGACGTGACTCATTTGCGAGTGACGGTGAGCCCGTGCGCCTCTGGCACGCCTATCGAGGTGGCGAACAGGCGGCCCTCGATCAGGCGGTTGCTGCGTTCCAGAAATCGAGCGGCGTCGAGGTGGAAGTGCTCCAGCTGCCCCACGACGCTTACGCGTCCAAGCTCGGAGCTGCCGCGCCCGGGGGAGCGGGGCCGGATGTCTTCATCGACGCCCACGAACGCTTTGGCGACTACATCCGGCGTGGCGTCGTCACCCCGCTGCCTGAGAGCATCGACTCTTCGGCATTTCCGCGGGGAGCCGTCGAAGCGTTGACCCTCGATGGCAAGCTCTACGGCTTACCGCTGGCGCTGAAGGCGCTGGTTCTCTACCTCAACACGGACTTGCTGAAGCAAGCGCCGGAGAGCGTCGAGGCGCTGATCGACACGCCGCTTCCGAGTGGCGTGTTCCCCCTTGTTTACGAGGCGAACGACGCGTACTACCACGCTGCGTTCTTGCATGCGTTCGGCGCGCGGCAACTGAACCCCGACGGTAGCTTCGGTTTCAGCGGTCCCGAGGCGGTGCGCAGCATCGAGTTCGTGCGCGACCTGATGCAGCGGGGAAAGATCCCGGAGGAAGCTGGAGGGTCCGTCGTCAAGCAGCTGTTCATCAGCGGAAAGGCGGCAGCCTACATCAGCGGACCGTGGAGTGCGGGTGAGCTAGACGGCAAGGTAAATTACCGCGCGGTACCGCTGCCACAGCTGGCGGCCACTGGCAAGCCGCTGGAGCCGTACCTCACGGTGGAGGCAGCGGCCCTCACTCCGCGCGGCGCGCAGAACACACGCGCGCTGCAGCTAGCCCGCTACTTGGCCGGGCCTGAGAGCGCTGAGATCCGAGTGAAGGTTGGGCGGCAGCTCGTGGCGCTGCGCAAGTTGCCTCCCTCCGCTGCGGGGGATCCGTTCATTCAGGCGTTTGCCAACCAGGCGGAGCATGCGGTTCCGATGCCTTCCGGTGACCGCATGCGCACCAGCTGGGAGCCCGCGAATCGTGCACTGAAGAAGGCGTTGAGCGGAGCTGTCAGCCCTGAAGCCGCGCTCGAGGAAGCGACCCGCCGCTTTGACGACATGGTACGGCCGCCGCCACCGCCCGCGTCGCCGACGCCGCTCTTGTTGGTGGTGGGCGGCCTGTGTTTGCTGGGCGCTTTCCGGCTTTGGCGTCAAGCGGAGCGCGGCGAGTTGTGGTCACCCATCAAGCGCTCTCTGCCTGCTTACCTGTGGGTGGCTCACGCGGTGATCGCCGTGGGGGTGTTGGTGTTCGTGCCGATCTTCGTTGGCGCGGCGGCGAGCCTCTACGCTGGGCCCCAGGGCAGCATGCACTACGTCGGGTTGGCGAACTTTTGGGAGATCCTCACGGCGCGTGGCGCGCCCCTTCTGAGCAGCGGCTCGTTCTACCTCGTCTTGCTCGTCACGATCCTCTGGACGCTGCTCAACGTCGGGCTGCATCTGTTGATTGGATTTTCCCTGGGGTTATTACTCTCGCGACCCACGCTGAGGCTCAAGCCGCTGTATCGGGTGATCTTGATTCTGCCCTGGGCGGTGCCCTCGTATGTGACTGCTCTGGCCTGGAGAGGCATGTTCGATAGGCAGTTTGGGGCGGTCAGCGCCATCTTGGAGTCCCTTGGGGTGGAGCCCTTCAGCTGGTGGGCGCAGTTCTCCACGGCCTTTGCAGCCAACGTATCGACCAACGTGTGGTTGGGCTTCCCCTTCATGATGGTGGTGACCCTCGGCGCGCTCACGGCGGTGCCGAAGGATGTACTGGAGGCCGCTGAGGTAGACGGCGCCACGCGCTGGCAGCGCCTGCGGCTCGTTACCATTCCGATGGTCAAGCCAGTGCTGGGCCCGGCGGTGCTGCTCGGTTCGATTTGGACCTTCAATATGTTCAACGTGGTGTTCCTGGTCAGCGGCGGCGAGCCTGACGGCACCACCGAGATCTTGGTCAGCGAAGCGTATCGCTGGGCGTTCACCCGTCAGGCGCAGTATGGATACGCCGCCGCGTACTCGGTGCTGATCTTCCTGTTGCTGTTCTTTGGCTCGAGGTTGATGAACCGCAGCCGGACTCTGGAGGCGGTATGAGCGCAGTCGTGGACTCGCGGGAGAAGCCCAGCGCGCTCGAGTCCGTGCTCTCTCATCTCGCGATCCTGATCGGCGTCGCGTTTGCGCTCTACCCACTGCTGTGGGTCGTCTCGCTTGCTTTCCGCGCGGGAACGGCTCCGGTGCGCCAGGTAGTGCCGTTGCCCATACCCTTTACGTTGGAGCATCTGACCCACGTGGTCAGCGCGCCGCACTTCGGTCAGCAGGTGGCCAACAGCTTGGTGGTGTCGCTGGCCACGGCGCTAGTTGGCGTGGGTATCGCGCTCCCCGCCGCCTACGCCATGAGTCGCTTTCAGTTCGCTGGCAAGCAAGCCGGTACGCGGCTGTTGTTGGCGACGCAGATGTTCCCCATGGTCGCGAGCGCGGTGCCGCTCTACCTGCTGCTTCAGCACCTCGGCCTGCTCAACACCAAGACGGGCCTGGTGCTGTCCTACGCGACCACATCGGTGCCCTTCGCGATCTTTCAGCTCAAGGGAGCCTTCGACGCCATCCCCAAGGATTTGGAGGAGGCGGCGATGGTCGACGGCGCGACGCGCTTTGGTGCGTTCTGGCGCGTCGTGCTGCCCGCGGCGCGGCCCGCGATCGCGGTCACAGCGCTGTTTGCGTTCATGAGCGCGTACAACGAGTTCGTGCTCGCGGTCACCATCCTCGACAAGGAGGCAGCCTTCACGCTGCCTGTGGTGCTCAAGCGCTACGTCGGGGAGCATGACGCTGACTGGGCATCGTTTGCCGCGGGCTCCCTGGTGGTGAGCTTGCCCGTGATGGCGCTGTTCTATGTCGCCCAACGCCACTTGGTGAGCGGCCTGACTGCAGGCGGCGTCAAGGGTTAGCGTTTTCGACTCGGGGGAGGGAGATCTCTCAGCGAAGCTGGGACGTTGTCGATCTCCAGTGTTACAGGCTGACCGCCGACGACCGAGGAGCCCGCTGTCGGGCTCGGCGGTGCGCTCGGGAGGTGACTGTTGCCCTGGACTTCGAACACTTCGGGTGCCGTGTCGAGGGCAATCTCGAGGCCGCCAAAGCCGTCGTTGGTCGAGGCTGGCAGCTGGCTCAGCTTGTTGAGCCCTACTTGTATCCTTGTGGAAACTTTGCTGAAGCTGTCCGGCTGAAGCGTTGCGTGGTGGCGTGCCGCCTCAAACAGGCTCCTGGCGTTCTCAGGCTGCTTGGCTCGCAACATCAGCTCGGCGTGGGTTACCAGCGCCTCCGCTGCCTCCTGGGTTGCGAAACCGTCGGCGTACAGGTCTTGGTAGATGCCTTCCGCTCGCGCGACCCGGCCGCTGTTGCCGAGGTGCTCCCCGAGGCGCAGTCTGGCACGTGCTGAAGCTGCGCCGGCTTCCCCCGCGCGCTCCAGTTCCTCGAACAGGTCACCTGCGGCGTCATGCTGACCCATACGCTGGTAGAGCTCGATCAGCCGCACCCGAGTGCGCCGTGCGAGGCCTCGATCGGTTGCGCGCTCGGCGGCATCCAGCAGCGCGAGCTGCACCTCGATGCTGAAGGGCTCTTCCCGAGCTAGGGCCTCGAGCCGTGGGATGGCGCGAGGCGCCTGCCCCTCGTCAATCAAGCGCATCGCCGAGGCGAGCCGTGGATCCACCAGCGATGCGTCTTGATTCTCGATGGCGTCGTCGATGCGCTTTTCGAGACCGGAGAAGCGCATCCCCACGGCAAACGCTAGACCGAACACAAAGCCGCCGACGTGTGCCCAGTACGCCGTCCCTCCGGCGGTTGGGTCGCTGAGCAGCGCCCAGAACAACTCACCTGCAGCCCACAGCGGCAGGAGTACCCAGGCTGGCGCTGAAAACACAAAGGGTCGGAGCCAGATCCAAGCGAGCACGTTGATATTGGTCTTGGCGTTGCGAAACGCAAAGGCGCCCATTGCGCCTGCCACGGCACCGGACGCGCCAATCAGCGGGATTGGGCTCAGGGGGGAGAGAGCCTTGTGCACGAGCGCCGCGAACACGCCAGCTGCGAGGTAGAACGCCGGGTACATCAGCCGTCCCCACGCGTCTTCGATGATGGTTCCGGACAGCCACAAGAACCACATGTTGAAGACCACGTGGAGCACGCCACCGTGAAGGAACTGGTAGGTGACGAGGCCAAGCCAGTTGTTCTGCGCCGGGACATAGCCGAAGCGGTAGACGACGCTCTCTGAACGCGCGTCGCGTAGCCGCACGCACAGTGCATCCATTGCCTCTTGCTCGGTGCGCGCGAGCTCTTCGCGCAACGCTGAGGTGCTGTTTGTTACCCCAGGGATACCGACGTCCAGGCTCTTCAGGGGATCCGGCGCTGGTGCTGCATCGCCAAGACCCTTCAGCTCTTCGCAGCGTTTCGCGTTCGGATGCCGATGGGCGAACGTCAACGCGTCTTGGTAGGCGTCGATCAGTCGCTCCTCGTCCGCCGCGTTGCTCGACCACAGCATCAAGTGCAGCGCTAGGTTCAGCGCGATGATGGCCGTCGTGACCCACGGCCAGCGCCGTGCTTGTTGCTCTTGATGGGAGAGCGGGAAGAACACGAGCAGAACCTTACACCCGCCAACCTACACGGCACCTCGCTCGA from the Polyangiaceae bacterium genome contains:
- the ugpC gene encoding sn-glycerol-3-phosphate ABC transporter ATP-binding protein UgpC → MVRVAIEGLKKGFGQTQVLKGVDIDLPDGGFAVLVGPSGCGKSTLLRLIAGLELSDEGSIRFGERDVTRLPPRERDVAMVFQSYALYPHLTVRKNLSFGLELKGTPASEIESRVKEVSAMLGLEQLLDRMPKALSGGQRQRVAMGRAIVRRPALFLFDEPLSNLDAALRAQVRVDIRKQHDALGATSVYVTHDQVEAMTLADRLFVLNQGLVEQSGAPLEIYARPATRFVAAFLGSPAMNFIDVLAKQGADGWTVEAPGLSLRAPMQGLSGIADSQPLTLGVRPHALEQRADGGVKLRVEVIEALGSETFAHGKVGEATVVARLDSGAKVSAGQELTLGAAPEELHLFDPESGAALR
- a CDS encoding ABC transporter permease subunit, producing the protein MSAVVDSREKPSALESVLSHLAILIGVAFALYPLLWVVSLAFRAGTAPVRQVVPLPIPFTLEHLTHVVSAPHFGQQVANSLVVSLATALVGVGIALPAAYAMSRFQFAGKQAGTRLLLATQMFPMVASAVPLYLLLQHLGLLNTKTGLVLSYATTSVPFAIFQLKGAFDAIPKDLEEAAMVDGATRFGAFWRVVLPAARPAIAVTALFAFMSAYNEFVLAVTILDKEAAFTLPVVLKRYVGEHDADWASFAAGSLVVSLPVMALFYVAQRHLVSGLTAGGVKG
- the aroC gene encoding chorismate synthase; translated protein: MAGNSFGQAFRITTAGESHGPGNVVIIDGCPPGLPLSVDDLLPDLARRRPGQSKLVTQRQEADEPEILSGVFEGRTTGTSIAILIRNQDQRSKDYSDIKAKYRPGHADHGYDAKYGFRDYRGGGRSSARETTVRVAAGAVAKKLIWEAFGGRVLSYVTQVGDIKAVIEHPEALELAQVETFADGSPNPVRCPDENAAQKMIELIDQVRMAQDSIGGVAEVVATGVPAGLGEPVFDKLKADLGHALFSLPAVLGVEYGNGFGCATLRGSENNDVFTSERRPDGSSRIVTRTNRHGGMLGGISSGMPIVLRAAIKPTSSLSQPQDTVTQNGEVTQIATRGRHDPCLLPRFIPMAEAMVAIVLADHWLRWRGQRSMAHGEE
- a CDS encoding rhomboid family intramembrane serine protease; the encoded protein is MFFPLSHQEQQARRWPWVTTAIIALNLALHLMLWSSNAADEERLIDAYQDALTFAHRHPNAKRCEELKGLGDAAPAPDPLKSLDVGIPGVTNSTSALREELARTEQEAMDALCVRLRDARSESVVYRFGYVPAQNNWLGLVTYQFLHGGVLHVVFNMWFLWLSGTIIEDAWGRLMYPAFYLAAGVFAALVHKALSPLSPIPLIGASGAVAGAMGAFAFRNAKTNINVLAWIWLRPFVFSAPAWVLLPLWAAGELFWALLSDPTAGGTAYWAHVGGFVFGLAFAVGMRFSGLEKRIDDAIENQDASLVDPRLASAMRLIDEGQAPRAIPRLEALAREEPFSIEVQLALLDAAERATDRGLARRTRVRLIELYQRMGQHDAAGDLFEELERAGEAGAASARARLRLGEHLGNSGRVARAEGIYQDLYADGFATQEAAEALVTHAELMLRAKQPENARSLFEAARHHATLQPDSFSKVSTRIQVGLNKLSQLPASTNDGFGGLEIALDTAPEVFEVQGNSHLPSAPPSPTAGSSVVGGQPVTLEIDNVPASLRDLPPPSRKR
- a CDS encoding M50 family metallopeptidase, with the translated sequence MSSPLYDPAPRRPLARDEKWIAALFFVVFFGSLAGELLRDFTPMKLGLVFVVAAWVPLLVLHELGHALMARLLGWQVYEVVIGQGRDVARFVLGDAVIRWKLVPLTGHVRTVPSDLRYARFKQAMVFAAGPGIELLLVLIAYLVAGDRLLQRTSSVPWVLLQSVCLTAAIGGVLNLVPFAVKGGVSDGMGLLLSFVTPRKQLEWQLAAPWAIRAERLLDDERSEKALEVTDQGLERLPLHPRLRLSRVLCRAALGDDQAAVEQLDEFGELEAYDTDLKALIFTTGAEVALLAGTRERLFDARRLADLALGLRANAADALRIKGAALIELEHVESGIEQLELASRVVSDEAELERVFAWLAVGYSRLGIAQRARVYLHELAMRRPAARIRRLLADVDPRFASSAEPGTHSRTPSSEDLDA
- a CDS encoding extracellular solute-binding protein translates to MLRWLLPLVFLLTWGRDSFASDGEPVRLWHAYRGGEQAALDQAVAAFQKSSGVEVEVLQLPHDAYASKLGAAAPGGAGPDVFIDAHERFGDYIRRGVVTPLPESIDSSAFPRGAVEALTLDGKLYGLPLALKALVLYLNTDLLKQAPESVEALIDTPLPSGVFPLVYEANDAYYHAAFLHAFGARQLNPDGSFGFSGPEAVRSIEFVRDLMQRGKIPEEAGGSVVKQLFISGKAAAYISGPWSAGELDGKVNYRAVPLPQLAATGKPLEPYLTVEAAALTPRGAQNTRALQLARYLAGPESAEIRVKVGRQLVALRKLPPSAAGDPFIQAFANQAEHAVPMPSGDRMRTSWEPANRALKKALSGAVSPEAALEEATRRFDDMVRPPPPPASPTPLLLVVGGLCLLGAFRLWRQAERGELWSPIKRSLPAYLWVAHAVIAVGVLVFVPIFVGAAASLYAGPQGSMHYVGLANFWEILTARGAPLLSSGSFYLVLLVTILWTLLNVGLHLLIGFSLGLLLSRPTLRLKPLYRVILILPWAVPSYVTALAWRGMFDRQFGAVSAILESLGVEPFSWWAQFSTAFAANVSTNVWLGFPFMMVVTLGALTAVPKDVLEAAEVDGATRWQRLRLVTIPMVKPVLGPAVLLGSIWTFNMFNVVFLVSGGEPDGTTEILVSEAYRWAFTRQAQYGYAAAYSVLIFLLLFFGSRLMNRSRTLEAV